The following proteins are co-located in the Pedobacter frigiditerrae genome:
- a CDS encoding molybdate ABC transporter substrate-binding protein, with protein sequence MKYINHTFLATVAFLLLCGNVKAQDHRFDPPWNTPPESKVQFTVPGVDNVPDLFGDINDPQLVVFFAGNQFMCIDELIAAFKKSYPHYQRVFAETLPPGILAQQIKTGSIVVGNMRITLKPDVYTAGKNRIDMTPEWFSKTTLYARNRLAIMVQKGNPKALKSLKDLANKELRISMPNPENEGIGKRIEEAYVKAGGETLKSTIMEDKVKDKTTYLTMIHHRQSPMRILYNESDAAPVWYTEAYYQKMIGHPVELIEIPEKENIHAQYIAGQLKDAPHPAAAKDFMDFLISPQAAAIYKKFGFDLP encoded by the coding sequence ATAAATCACACCTTTTTAGCCACAGTTGCATTTTTATTGCTTTGTGGAAATGTTAAGGCCCAGGATCATCGCTTTGATCCGCCCTGGAATACTCCACCTGAAAGTAAAGTTCAGTTCACAGTACCTGGAGTAGACAATGTGCCTGATCTTTTTGGAGACATTAATGATCCCCAACTGGTGGTTTTCTTTGCCGGTAACCAGTTTATGTGCATTGACGAATTAATTGCAGCCTTTAAAAAGTCATATCCACATTATCAGCGGGTATTTGCCGAAACGCTTCCCCCAGGCATTTTAGCCCAACAAATAAAAACCGGTAGCATTGTGGTGGGCAACATGAGAATTACCTTAAAGCCGGATGTTTATACAGCTGGTAAGAACCGGATAGACATGACCCCTGAATGGTTTAGCAAAACGACTTTATATGCTAGAAACAGGTTGGCAATCATGGTCCAAAAGGGAAATCCGAAGGCATTGAAGTCACTCAAAGATTTAGCAAATAAAGAGCTGAGGATCAGTATGCCCAATCCAGAGAATGAAGGGATCGGTAAACGTATTGAAGAAGCCTATGTGAAAGCTGGAGGGGAAACATTAAAATCTACCATCATGGAAGATAAAGTTAAAGATAAGACTACTTATCTTACCATGATCCATCATCGCCAATCACCAATGAGGATCCTATACAACGAAAGTGACGCCGCTCCAGTATGGTATACTGAGGCCTACTATCAGAAAATGATTGGCCATCCTGTTGAGCTCATTGAAATTCCTGAAAAAGAGAATATCCATGCGCAATATATAGCGGGACAGTTAAAAGATGCGCCACATCCGGCCGCTGCAAAAGATTTTATGGATTTTTTGATCAGTCCGCAGGCTGCTGCCATCTACAAAAAGTTTGGTTTTGATTTACCTTAA